AATcaattataagttattaaagTTACTTACTAATAAGCATGACTgcgttaatattaattattatctatgatttttatttagaaagaaAAACAATTCGTAGGTAGGCCTATAATCTCATTCCTTGGGAATTAACTTTTTGCCTGATAGATATCGTagattgtattatttaattactagccTACAGCTGTATACACGAAAGGCAGTATTTTACTAGTCTCTGAGTCTTGACTTCGACATCGAGTTGGAATGAGACCAGAACATTGTTTCATCGGGCAGGAAAATTCATCTTCGAAAACATCATGGAcgtatctatataaaaaaaaaattatccattGTAGAGGGCCATCGTAAATGcaaaattatctttttaaaagGTGCTTATCTGTGTTACGCCTACTTGGGTCGGATGTCCCTATCAAAAGAGGTCAGACTGACATGCTTTGTAAATAATCTCGTAGGTGTTATCCTCCAGAGAAATCTACAATTTCACAGGgataatataacttaactatatacttattatataactaaGCTTATATCCAAATTATGACGTTTTacttctataatataatattgcattaggtaggtatataaggTACCGGGTTCGTTTCTAACGCGTTAGGTTAACGCGTAAGTGCAAGGACATattattttgtcatttatttataaaacctatCTTGTAGTTATTGTTTGCCGATATAATTTTACCGtttttggtttaaaataacACAGGTTTGCGATAAAATCTCTATAAATTGTTTGGAAGTCCAAAACTTATTCGTTAATAATACTGACCTACATAAAAGTATGTAGGTACTATTGTGTGGTATTGGTGGATACTGCCAACAGGCTGAGGTCAACGGACGTCTGGCCCCTTAGATTACAGGTCAATTCTCGACAAGTTACCTATTTAGTCTCTTCTATTGTTCAGACATTTTATAGTTATCTAATTTGATTCATAGAATCTTCGATAAGCATCTGGaaagttgtttttatattcCGCAGTTAAACTCGACCCGTATACTTCTAGACTTTTAAGATGAATATTCTATTCAAGGACTTTGGTTTCGttggaatttataatgttatttatttccgGGATATAACATTGTTGTTTTATTGTCTTATTCAAGATTTTACATGCTACCGGTTTTCACACGGAACGATTGTTATCAGATCTTTGCAATCCATAGGATGGACCGGTAATCCATagattagaatttagaataggCTTCCTGCGTGGGTTTTGCTATTGTTTGTAATGTTAGGCTGAAATATATAAAGCGTGCTTAGCCTTACCTAGTACCTCCTTTACATGGAGTTAACAGTCTGTTTTTATAAAGATGTTTTAGAATCCCCGCTAAACGTTACCTTAGCAAAGCTCAAGTCAAAACAAAACTTGAAATATAGCACATATAGGTAAGTTCATCCGAAATGAGTGAAAATGAaagtagaataaaaatgttGAGGCactttaaatcttaatattaatcttagCCTATTCTCAGTACGGTATAGGTTTACAAAttcttttacaaaattaatgcTAAAAATACGCATATCAAGGTTTGTAATCTTAGCCTTAATTTTTCGATTCTAAACAGGATGGCAATAGATACTACGTAATCgtattaatagaataaaatttgaCACTGTAGGTATATAGGTAGGTGTTCTATTTGAAATGAAACCATTTAGGTAAGTGAGCTGCTTTAAACTGATATAGGTACTTTCATTCCGCTAAGTCAGTTTCTATGATTAGGTATGCAGTAGGTGGGTATTATTCACGATCGAAAACTTGAACAAAAGCTAAGTTAAACTTCAAGGCTATATTTGCAATCAATACGAAATGGTTTTGGCATTTCAACCAATTTAAAATTAGGTAGTTATTAATACCTCCTAgtgaaagtaataaattattaataacttctATATATTGTATGATTGTAATTATTTCAACActataactattatatatacctaataggTACCCTACATAGAGTAAGAATATCTAATAAAACCTACTTACATATACAATATCTAGGTATTTGATTTTCCTTTATatccgatttttatttttttcttatataataggtacttaaaaatTGCGCCGAAATAAAATCGAACGCAATCGCTAAAAAATGCTAAATAACAAGCACTTGAGTATCCTCAACAACAACCgtagtttaatataaagaaaaatccAAATCGATTTGATTAAACCCGATCATAAAAAAACCATGTAGCTTTAACCATGTAACCTTTACAAGAAACCACATTATAAGTAAGTACTTTTAATGTGGTTTCTGAATGAACACTCTAAACTCTATCTCTAGTATAGGTACAATTTTACAAATGTACCATTTTATAACCTCACTATAATTTACctaacagtaaatttataatgcaTTGAAAAACCCAATAAGTCTCGAAAAGGTTATATCCACATAACTGGTCAAGCGGAAGTTACGTTCTTAAGAATTTGTGTAATCCATACGCAATCCCTAGGTACGTATTTTACTGTTGGAAAGGGTATTTTCTCGAAGTCCATTGTCATGAAGTCAGGATCTCGAAGGAACATGGAAATCCAGGGAAATGTTCAAATTATATAGCCATATTCAGTTTCATATGATGCGAGACCAGTTGGGCTCGGTTGCATCAAATGAAATAGGAGATTATTGGGGTTTGACTAAACTCAGGTGTTTAAACGAGAGTATTATCATTGAAGGCGGTTGAATTGTTTTCATCATAGATTATTTTGTTTCGAAACTCGTAATCAAAAAACCGACAGACACACCTTGGAAAGTGTTTCATAGTTAAAGTACAGTAGGTAGGTGCTTATTTTATTGTGGTTAAAACCCCGACTCACTGACACACACAGTCAAAACCTAACGAGTACTTCTCGGTGACCTACTAGCTTGAACAGTGGTATAAAGGGAGCTAATAAAGCACAATAGGTTAGAAATGTCCGAAAttctattatttcaattttatgaaattaagaAATGATACGAAGTTACAATCGGTCTTACGAACCGCTGAGTCACTCAAAACATGTAGAATGTAGAAGGTCTATTTTATGAGTGTCTGCTTTTTCGACCCATATGTTTGGAGTTATTCTCTCTAGAGTTAGTAACATTTCATCTTCGTAGGAAGAATGGTATAAAATTTGTCGTATATGTTCTAAAGCATGTAGGTtagtaaaaaacacaaaacgtTATAGTACCGTTGAAACTGTTCCTCAGATTACTTATTGTTTTCTTTAACGATTGCTACGGGTAATCGTGAAAatggttattaattattaatattattattttatgccatGGTATCATCAAAACAACGTTAAcagttaaaagttttattggtTGATGTGAGTGTCAATAACAAATAATCAAATAAGTGAAACTCCGTCCATtctcttattttttattgaatatgtTATTAGTTTAGGTAGATAAACTACTTATATTTAATCTGTAGCTATTTGTGGTTGCCGCAATTTCGTTGTCGGTGCATTTGTTGAAAAGTAACCTATATCCCTCTCTGTATCCTGCCTGAAAGTCCCGGCAAAACCAGTTCAGCCGTTTCAAAGATTAGTCCGAAGAGAAATACAGACATTATTTTTCATGTGTAACATATGTTTGGGTTACCCAATCGTTTGAGTACTCTTAGGATCTTAAAACGCATTCATTTCAAAATCATGCAGACATCTCatcattatttataaacttaaacgATATGTATActtaaatgatattaaaataattagaaatttAACCTGTTAAACAgtttaataaatcaaaacatCTATTTGTATACTTTGTATACTTGGAAAAgtggttttatttaattcaacaaTGAAAGCAATAGTGGAACATTCTTTTggtatgtaaacatttatttagattttcataaaataacgtGAAAAGCAAAATGGTAAGCTTTATTTGGCTTGGACTCATTAAATATATGTTACATCAGACGAACGATAACTTGATCCCTACATGGTTCTTATTTGACGTAACTGGTGGGCCGACCGGTTTTCTTGGCACCAATAGTTCTTGCGACTTCGTCATCTTGGCCGCTTTGGGACGATTAAAGATCAGCACAAAAAATGAGACCAAATCCTCGTCATatctattcaatttatttattatgcgtGTAGATACTCGTAGGACACaggtataaaataacaaatttagtATGGGCAACATTAAAGTTCTTTATCGTTTTGCTATTAggtttagaaatgtttttttttattttagaaattaaacaTCTTTTCCTTAACGgtgcagaaaaacattgtaacATCGTTTTAGTAGTAGAGCATTTATTATAGAGATCATCCGGGGAAaaaccgctatgcttatttctgccgctaagcggcattgTTACGATGCTTTGTTCGGTTCTGAAGGGCACTGTTTCTGTGTTATTACAGGTTTACGAGgctgaacacctacgcctcgggttgtctgcatgcctgagagttctccataattttctcaagggCGTATGACGTCTACTAATCCACacttgccagcgtggtggcctaaaaccttctctgAGAATGAGATCCGTGCATTGTAGCGGGCcgtaatgggttggtaatgaTAACTATGTTTCCAAAAATCGTTCGGTCTATTAGCACTCATTGTATGTCGAGTTTTGAATcaaaatcatcataatcatatcggGGTTGTTACCAGCCCattccagggcacgggtctcccatacatgagaagggtttaggccgaagtccaccacgctggcggtgcggattggtgggctccacattCCTTTGAGTACAttgtagagaactctcaggcatgcaggattgtttacgatgttttctttcaccgttaaagcaagtgatattttagttgcataaaacgcacaaagTTACAAAAATTAGTGGTGCGTGCGGAATTcttagccactgggctatcaccgcttgtaatCTAGGTtttgaacatttatttttaatatcttaatatttgGTGAAGTTGATgaggttttaataaaatgattatcaTGTTTTGCACGTAGATACACACCTGTGATTTCCCACGGACATATTGTTGGAAACCTCTAAGTTTGTGAATGGGAAGTACCTACAGTCAATGATGATTGCTATGTATGAAGCGGAGACGAATGGATTGATGGAACTAATGGCATGCCATTATTTTGTCTTTTATCAAATCTCCTTATAGATTATTTTAGGACAGCTATAGTTTCTttgtacatttttataatttcatgatCCTTTGAATAGTAATAGAAGTAGAAGAaagttttgtgacagagctcgtccaatGAAGTAGGTTCTACCGCGATGctaatttctgccgcaaagcaacattgttgcaatgttgtgttccgaATATaggtcgtggttgccggtgtattagGGCGCTTGTACACGCTAAGAAAATTTGCCGTTCCTGCGACAGACAAGACAAATTTTTCGTGTAGACGACAAGAATTTTGTCTGTTCCACACACGAAAACTTTTCGTGTCTTCCGCAGACAAGACCAATGGAAACGTGTACACGACACGATTCTTTTCGTGCAGTCGACAGTCGGGCGTAGGGCGCGCAAGTAATAACAAGTGTAATCAGTgagtttcgtttatttatataaatgttaactacaaagcaaaaaagaatgataattgcatattattattataacaaaataaaaaaggaaacaaaaaacaagaGACTTTACTGGGTTCATCCAATTATACAAGAGAAAAATGGGTTTGGCGGGTTCATTACCCTTTACCGTGTCATGCGACAACATGAGGAAAAATTTGTGGATTATTTTCGCATGAAAATGTCTACGTTTGACAAGCTTTTGacaacaatagaaaataatatacgacATGAAAATACCAAAATGCGAGAAAGTATTCCTCCATACATTAGATTGGCCGTAACATTaaggtaagtaatttttttaagcatattgATTTGAacgttatacaataataaatgtctTTGAAGTGTTACATGTTTCCAAATTCAACAGACTCCACATGTTCATATTCTTCagaaaagtcaaagtgaaattcATCTGTATGCGATGTTTCCACACTACTAATAGTTTCGGTGTCAAATTCAATGGATGTAGATTTTTGAGTACTGTAACCTGGTCGAGTCGAGTATGATGGGCCGGGTACGTTAAATGACGACGTAGAAGGCTGCGTTGTTTTGTAATACTCAGTACTCCATTGATGCTGAACATCACTTCCCTTTCGTTGTTGCGTAGAACGCAcaagttttaaaacttcaaactgGAAATCCACCATTTCCTCATCACTGAACTTATCAACACTCGGagctatacttttaaaaaatgacatggCACGGCTCTCTTCTTCTTTGGTAACAGCCTTTATAAATTCTGCCATATTTTTGTCCACCTCGCTAACatcctgtttcttttttttcgcgATCGGTGTATGTTCTACGGGACTTTTTTCCACGTTTGTTGTTTCGGGTATATTTGACTCAGTGTCTCGGCGTGTTacaatttttgtcaaaaataacatttcgtcGTAAAAATCACATTTACGAATCTTCTTAGCACCCGATCCCGATTTCATTTCTTTAAGTCTTCTGTGACATTTCATCCACCTATCTCGCAAACTTGTCCATTTTTTTGCTGTAGACTTTGCTGAAACAAAAAACGAACTACCGTTAGAAAGTAGGTACCATCTATTGCAAGTAGACATAAACttcatataaaaaaggaaatgacCTCATTGTAAGAGTAAGAACACACTTGCAATTAATCGCACTGCAAGTTGCAAGTGTGTTCTTGCTCTAAGacattgttacaattttttacagATACATGGCAACTGGAGATACCTTCGCACGTCTTCATTTCGATTTTCGAATcggaataaaaacaatagcGAACATTGTACGTGAAGTTACTCATCATATTTGGTCAGAATTATCTACAGTTTATATGCGGATGCCAACACAAGAAGAATGGTTGAATATAGCACAAAGATATGAAATAAATGCCAATTTTCCACACTGTCTTGGAGCACTGGACGGGAAacatattagaataattaaacccGAAGAAAGTGgatcaatgtttttaaattataaacatttcttttctaTTGTTCTCATGGCTATTGTGGATTCCAActacaattacatttttattgatgtaGGGTCGTATGGTAAAGAATGTGAttcaaatgttttcaaagaaacACAGTTTTGGAAAAAACTTGTTGACAATACGTTAAACATACCATCCCCATGctctataataaatactaactaTATATTACCATATGTTTTTGTAGCTGATGAAGCTTTCGCACTTCATGCTAACGTACTTCGACCCTACGGTGGTAACGAACTCACAAAAgaacaaaagatatttaattatcgcTTGACAAGGGCAAGAAGATACGTCGAGTGTGCATTTGGAATAATGGCCAACAAATGGAGAATTCTGCACCGATCTTTAAACTTAAGTCTCGATTTAACAGTTGCTATTGTAAAAACTACTTGcgttttgcaaaattttattcatacagAAGAAGGTCACGTTGAGCCTTTAATCAATCGAGACCGATTAAATAGTCCATTGCATTTAGAAGGCAATAATCTCACAGCAGACGAAATTCGTCAAaaatatactgaatatttttcctCTGATGAAGGATCACTGCCATGGCaagataaatacacataaaaaataagttctaaaactaaaacccgactactaaattttaatccaaaaaGTGTGAAACAAGGAATTATTCTTACCTgccatattgtttaaataaacaattacatgttatattttttttcatgtttatacgtattttattataagtattagtcATTATCGTTTTTAGCAAAGCCGTGTCCGTATGCTACTTAGCGCTATTGAACTTATGATTGCTTGCAACTTAAATCTTTTATTGTAGATGTATTTAATGTGGGTAACGacaatgattaatatttataataatatatagctatatagaatatatctagtaatctgtatttttgaaaattgtaaaaagatagtaatatgttgtatgtacttaccatattcattttttttgacatttgtcatttcGTCGAAGTCTTTGTTTAAGATAGTAAATATTTCTCTCCATGCTTCGTATGTgagtcttttatctttatatatgtcTAAAGTTTTGTCCCACAATACCGGTCGTCCTTCTACTAAAGTTATAAGTAACTCATCAGCCATTTTGTACTCTACGCTGCAATACACGTCCACACCAAACGCACAACGCACAACAAAAACTGGGCTGGCTCAACCCTACTACACCGCCCCCCCGCCGCTCCGCAACAACGTTCGCCGCGTCGTGTCTTGCGcagacaagattttttttcgtgCACCGCTGCGAGCAGTGTACACAGTTATTTTCTAGTTACGACACGAATTCTTAGGTACGCCCGGCGTTTTTTCTTAGCGTGTACAAGCGCCCttacaggcacacgaggctGAACGCCTCTTGTTGATGGGTACAGAGCGGCAAGACGAGTCCCTTGCATGCCCGGCTTAGTCTTGCCTtatttataggcgacggtttttcCATTTACCTACAGGTGATCCAAAATtactagtatttattttatattttaggtttttaatatttaaaaagtaagaaTTCTATTGACTTAGCAAGTGGTTCAGAAGTCGTAAATTTTTGCTATTACCAAAAAGCATTAGTAAAACGTCCTATTGGACGTTCTAGATATTCGTAGATTGATGAAGCCATTAAAGACTTGGAATTTTGACTGGCGGGAAGTGGCACAGAAAGAAAGAGTAGCAGCTTCTGGTGTCGGAGGCCAAGATCCTCTTTGGGTCACTGAGCCATCGTAGTAAGTAACAAAAGAGGCATTTTTGCACATACTTACTCCTACCAAATTTCTATACATGTTTATATATTGttgttttcataaatttaacataGTTGTCATGTAATGAGTgagaaacaatgtttttttctatACACCTGAAATTAGATGAGCATATTACAAGGTAAAGTTTGGCAAGGTCTTTGCTTGCCACGGAAGATTCCTTTTATACTCGGAATTTAAACGTATGGAAACAATTGAGCTTATAACAATGACGTACCATCTTGGTTTGCTgtcgaaaataatttattttgcatgGATTTTCACGTATCAAAGGATTTAACAAGGATGTTGTCTTTTTGACTAAAGTAAGCATTTCAGGTTCtggtaataatttatgaattatatggAAGGTTAAGAAGtgtggtttttaaaataatataaagttatcaTCTAAGGGAAAGTAAAGTAAAGCTTCACATCTCGTTGGTTCAAAATCTCTCAGTTATTGATtaccaaatcaaatcaaaactaTGACTTCTAGGTGTGGTTTGCATAAATCTGTAAGAATGGACCGATTTCAAGAAATGCATATTAAACTGGCattacaatgttttaaattttcctagCTTAGATATCAATATGAAATAAgaccaaaattataataagttcttttacttttttaagatgatttcttttttaaatttgatttgacTTGGGGATTTCTTGAATTGGGCTATCATTTTACATCGACTTCACGTCATGGTTTGACCAATTTGGCAGTGAAACGAAAAGCCTCAATACCTACGTTTACGTTTGTTAACTGGAAAAATTATACCAATGCAATGCAATGCAATGCAATGCTTCCAAGATATACTCGATTCAAATTCTTAAACTGTTAGCAACCTCTAttgaaaaaagtattcagtaagtGACcgcttattatattaattactctATTGATgtagataaatatattatgatgtCCTTGTTAGTCCGCGTGAAAATTATGAAGCAGCACTATCTGATCGATGTAAGGATAGAGTAAGGCGTTGATGCAACTTGATCGAGGTGCAACACACGGTTCCCAAAGTTGCCGAATAAAATAATGATCTTTATTGTCATTGGAATAAAGGATATAATGAAGTTGCTTGCAAGGCCGATTGTGCTTCCGTGAATATCGTTATCATAGATCGACCCGCGCTAATCAGAGCGTTGCGTTAACAGCGCACACCTAATGTTATAGTCAAGTCCGACTGTTGCAAAAATATTGCGCAAGTGTATAGGAACTACTTATTTACAAGataagtgtttataaagtactATTAGTTATTACattatctaatatatttaaacaagtaCTTATTGGATATCgctatgtataaaaaatctTGTATATAAAGTAGGTGTACAAATATATATCGTGTATCACAGAATCGGTTTAACGATTTGGATGACGTTTTGTATTTAGTATTGCTTATTGGGTCTAGGGacttacaaataaatgtcaccacgctttttaattattaacacgcttttcatttttttttttaaatatgtatattcttcCGAAAAAAGGTCGCCCAAGTGCTTAACAGTTAAGGCTTTTTAACAAACCTAAacttaataatttcatttataagtTTACCGAAAGAGATTTTTGAAAGGTGTCGTTTTTGAAAAGAAATTgcgcaaattaaatttaatactaaTTTGTAACGAGccatttctaatatttttttctcaatgTACATACAGATTCATTTCTCTATTAACTGAACTATGTTCATAAATagcgtaattattattattaaataaagtctACAAAACAAGACTTAAATTTGAAGTCCGAGGCATGTTAATTTCTCGGTTTTTCG
The genomic region above belongs to Pararge aegeria chromosome 8, ilParAegt1.1, whole genome shotgun sequence and contains:
- the LOC120625604 gene encoding uncharacterized protein LOC120625604, whose amino-acid sequence is MADELLITLVEGRPVLWDKTLDIYKDKRLTYEAWREIFTILNKDFDEMTNVKKNEYAKSTAKKWTSLRDRWMKCHRRLKEMKSGSGAKKIRKCDFYDEMLFLTKIVTRRDTESNIPETTNVEKSPVEHTPIAKKKKQDVSEVDKNMAEFIKAVTKEEESRAMSFFKSIAPSVDKFSDEEMVDFQFEVLKLVRSTQQRKGSDVQHQWSTEYYKTTQPSTSSFNVPGPSYSTRPGYSTQKSTSIEFDTETISSVETSHTDEFHFDFSEEYEHVESVEFGNM
- the LOC120625603 gene encoding protein ALP1-like, producing the protein MLTTKQKRMIIAYYYYNKIKKETKNKRLYWVHPIIQEKNGFGGFITLYRVMRQHEEKFVDYFRMKMSTFDKLLTTIENNIRHENTKMRESIPPYIRLAVTLRYMATGDTFARLHFDFRIGIKTIANIVREVTHHIWSELSTVYMRMPTQEEWLNIAQRYEINANFPHCLGALDGKHIRIIKPEESGSMFLNYKHFFSIVLMAIVDSNYNYIFIDVGSYGKECDSNVFKETQFWKKLVDNTLNIPSPCSIINTNYILPYVFVADEAFALHANVLRPYGGNELTKEQKIFNYRLTRARRYVECAFGIMANKWRILHRSLNLSLDLTVAIVKTTCVLQNFIHTEEGHVEPLINRDRLNSPLHLEGNNLTADEIRQKYTEYFSSDEGSLPWQDKYT